From a region of the Hypanus sabinus isolate sHypSab1 chromosome 2, sHypSab1.hap1, whole genome shotgun sequence genome:
- the timm9 gene encoding mitochondrial import inner membrane translocase subunit Tim9 — translation MAAQISETDQIKQFKEFLGTYNKLTEHCFMDCVKDFTTRDVKTEEVTCSEHCLQKYLKMTQRISMRFQEYHIQQNEALAAKAGLISHPRV, via the exons ATGGCAGCACAAATATCAGAAACAGACCAGATAAAACAG TTTAAAGAATTCCTGGGTACATACAACAAACTTACAGAGCACTGTTTTATGGACTGTGTAAAGGATTTTACAACCAGGGATGTGAAAACAGAAGAG GTAACTTGTTCAGAACACTGCCTTCAAAAATATTTGAAGATGACCCAAAGAATATCGATGCGCTTTCAAGAATATCATATTCAACAAAATGAAGCATTAGCAGCAAAAGCTGGACTGATTAGCCATCCTCGTGTATAA